Within Rhodopirellula halodulae, the genomic segment GAACGCCCACTCTGTAGCGCTTGATGATACTCGCGACGTCACCGACACCCTCGTTGGCGACCACAGGGAGTCCACAACCGAGGATTTCGGCCATGCGAGTTGGCGAACGACCTAGTTCGGATATTGAGCCCCCCGCGTAGAACATCACAGATGCCGTGTGGCGCTGGACCGCCGATGGCATCTGGTGCGGTTTCCGAGCTAAAATTTGTAGCCGTTCTCCCAGAAGGTCTTTTGGGTCGATCGACTCGCGGACCTGAGAAGCGTCGTCTCGGGTGACAATTTCGAATTGTGCGTTGGGTGACTTTTTCGCGGCAACTTTAAAGAACGTCCTGAGCCAGTCCGTGCGAAACCAACCGCTCAAAACCGTCCCAATACAGGAATAGATCGGTGGTTCGGCAGGACGCGAACTCGGTGGAGCAAATCGTTCCAGATCCGCACATGTCGGGATCACCACAATCCGCTGACCTTCTAACTCATCGGGATACGTTTCCCGCAAATATTCCACCGCTGCATGCGTCAGCGACACGACCGCCGCGGCTCGCTTCAAGCAGGTGCGCTCCGCCCAAACGATCGCTCGGTGCATCCACGAACCGCGTTTGAGTCTGCCAGCGGTGATCAATTCTTCGGGCCACAATGCCCGCATGTCAAAGATGAAAGGTGTACCCGTCAGTTTCCCGGCAACCATCGCCACAGCAGCGGGGATGTAACTGCGAGCATGGATCAGTTCTGCATTGCCACGGCGGATTTCGCGCAGGCAAAGCCATAGGAACGTCAGCATGCTCCACGCTGGAGCAAGCACCTTGGGCCGATGATGAAACGGTTGCGGAAGCCAGCGGATCCCATGCCGATCGCAGTCCTTCTGCACCCGCTGCACAGCCGTCTCGTCCGCCCAATCCTCTGGCTTCTCGAAGCTGATCAGGGTGATTTGATAGTCATTCGAAAGCCCACGCAGGTATGAGAGCACCTGCGACTGCCCGAGTGGTTCGAGCATGCCATTGCGAGTGATATAAAGTGTTGGGGTCATGACAACCCAAACGCATCAAGGTAGTGTTTGGCTGCAATCGTGGGAAGAAAGTCATTCGCCCGATTCTGAAGAGCATCGAAATCATGCTCCTCCGACAATGAAGCGTCCATAGCTGCGGCCAAGGCCACTGCGTCACCAACGGGAGTCAATCTGCCCCAGCGTCCACCTTCCAAGATTTCTGCCGGTCCAGCTGGGCAATCCGTTGAGACCACCGGAGTGCCGGATGCAAGTGCTTCAACGATGACGTTCCCAAACCCTTCAAAATTCGACGAAAGAACGAACAGATCCGCGGTCTGATAAAAGGCTGTGGGATTCGGGTGAAATCCAGCAAAGACAACTCTGTCCGCAATTCCAAGTTGATGACTGAGTTGCTGTAGTTCAGAACGCAATTCACCGTAACCAAGAATTAGCAACTCGGTTCCAACCGTCCTCATCATCGAAAACGCCCGAAGGAGTAGTTCATGATTCTTAACCTTTTTAAGTGTCCCCACGGTGATGATGCGCCCCCCCTTGGGGACAGACCAGAACGCACTCGCTTTCTCGAACTCGTCCGCTGTTGGCGTTGCACTCGGTGGGATCGGATTGTTGATCACACGAAATTGGTTCTCTGGCATACCCGATAGCTTTGCCATGTCTCGCACAACACCAGCGGAAACGCCAACACGCGCGTGTGCCAATCGGTAGCCGGTTGCGGTGGAGCCGCGTAAACCCACGCGATGCGCATTCCCCCAGTCCCTGTATTGCGCTGAAAGAATCCCGTGCTCGGAGATGATGACGCGGGTTCCGGTGTTGCTTGCAGCAAACGGCGCAATTGCGGTCAATGGCCACATTGCCGAACACAGTACGGTTGGCTGGCGGATGCGAAGATAGCTCCGCAGTGCAATAGGAACTGAACGCAAGCGGTCGCACGCAAGATCTACAACCGGGAAATCCTTTCTTGCCTCAGCCAACAATTCACCGCGCGCCTGGGCAAGCACAAACTCAACATTAAACCCTAAGTTGCAAAACTCCCTGGCT encodes:
- a CDS encoding glycosyltransferase, which codes for MTPTLYITRNGMLEPLGQSQVLSYLRGLSNDYQITLISFEKPEDWADETAVQRVQKDCDRHGIRWLPQPFHHRPKVLAPAWSMLTFLWLCLREIRRGNAELIHARSYIPAAVAMVAGKLTGTPFIFDMRALWPEELITAGRLKRGSWMHRAIVWAERTCLKRAAAVVSLTHAAVEYLRETYPDELEGQRIVVIPTCADLERFAPPSSRPAEPPIYSCIGTVLSGWFRTDWLRTFFKVAAKKSPNAQFEIVTRDDASQVRESIDPKDLLGERLQILARKPHQMPSAVQRHTASVMFYAGGSISELGRSPTRMAEILGCGLPVVANEGVGDVASIIKRYRVGVLVKENTLDDMPRAWSALQQLERDPELPQRCRRAAEETFSLHSGTEKYKDIYARILRPS
- a CDS encoding glycosyltransferase — translated: MQSELIALLTPDLRGGGVERIRVTLAREFCNLGFNVEFVLAQARGELLAEARKDFPVVDLACDRLRSVPIALRSYLRIRQPTVLCSAMWPLTAIAPFAASNTGTRVIISEHGILSAQYRDWGNAHRVGLRGSTATGYRLAHARVGVSAGVVRDMAKLSGMPENQFRVINNPIPPSATPTADEFEKASAFWSVPKGGRIITVGTLKKVKNHELLLRAFSMMRTVGTELLILGYGELRSELQQLSHQLGIADRVVFAGFHPNPTAFYQTADLFVLSSNFEGFGNVIVEALASGTPVVSTDCPAGPAEILEGGRWGRLTPVGDAVALAAAMDASLSEEHDFDALQNRANDFLPTIAAKHYLDAFGLS